In Glycine max cultivar Williams 82 chromosome 15, Glycine_max_v4.0, whole genome shotgun sequence, the DNA window GTCTTCAATCATCAGTAGGTATATAGAGCGGGGTTTCAATATCAGAAGAAATATCCGGCACAGGTTCAGAAAGGCCACGTAGTAGGGAAGGTTGAGTAGGTGTAGACAAGTCTGAAGAAGTAGCAGactcctccaccatcaaattcTGCAGTCCAGGCTTCAACTCatttttacaaaacctctcATACTCAGCTCTATCTCCTCCCTTTTTCTTCACCTCCACTACAACCAAAGAAGGTGTCAACTCAAATATCTCAGCAGCAATAGTCAAAGGCCCCCTAACCCCCTCTCTGGTACCCTCCAAACTCACCCTACAGTCCTTCTTCCTCACCGAAAAACTAACCAACTGAGCAATCTCCTCCAGCTTGGAAATGATCCTGTTAACCGGTGCAGCAGTCACAAACCTTGTCTCATCCCCTTTCTCCTCAAACAACCCCGAAAGATCAAAGCCCGGAGAGAACGATATAATGTCAAAGGCATTCAAACTAGGAGGTCTAGGCAAAGTGGCATCATTCCTCCTCCTAGTCTCAACCTCAGAATCAGACTCCGAAACCGAGTAATCTGAAAAGGTAGCAAcagaagcaatagaaatagtaTCATCATCATTGTCCATAAGCCCATCATCATCCACCACATTGCAAAGCCTATCATCCTCCACATAAAACTTGATCTGCTTGAACCCTTTCTTGAACCACTTATTCTCCATGATCTCAGGAATCGCAATCCGGGTTTCAGGCTTGGTATCAAGAAGCCTGGTGAGAAGCCTTGACAAATCAGGAGAAAACCACCTCGGACAACGAAACTCCCCTCTATAAATCTTCTTATACATAGCCATCACATTCTGGTCATGAAAGGGTAAATACCCTGCCATCAACACAAACAACACCACCCCACAAGACCAGAGATCCACCTTAGCACCATCGTACCCTTTTCTCGCCAAAACCTCAGGAGCAACATACGCAGGTGTCCCACAAAAAGTGTGGAACAGACCATCCTGTCGGATTTGATCAGACACCGCACTCAACCCAAAATCAGAGACTTTGAGATTGCCATTCTCATCAAGCAACAAATTTTCAGGCTTGAGATCTCTGTGGTACACCCCTCTGGCGTGGCAGAACCCCACCGCGGAGATTAATTGCTGAAAGTACTTTCTCGCAACCTCTTCTTTGAGCCTCCCTTTCGCGACCTTGTTGAAAAGCTCGCCGCCGCGAACGTATTCCATGACGAAATAGATCTTGCTCTTGGTGGCCATGACTTCGAAGAGCTGAACGATGTTGGGGTGGCGCACGCGGCGCAGGATAGAGATCTCGCGCTTGATGTGCGCCACCAAACCACCTTTGAGGATTTTCTCCTTGTCGATTACCTTGATGGCAACGCCTTCGCCGGTTTTGACGTTCCGGGCGTAGTACACCTTCGCGAAGGTTCCATGCCCGAGGAGCTTCCCAATCTCGAAACGACCGAGTAAAAGGTTCGATGTTTCCTTCTTGTGGGGGCTGATGAGGCTGCTGGTTGGGGTCTTCGAAACGACGTCGGCCATGGATGGCCTCTGGTTTCAAAGTTTTGGAAGCtaaaatttttgtgtttttgtttttttgtgctttgtttggagaaagagaagaatggAGGTGATGGGTGGTGATCAGGGATTGGATTGGCCTCTATTGAAGGTGGTTGGGAGGGAGGAACGAGGGTGTGGTTTTGATTTGTTCGAGGTTTCCTATGTGTGAGAGA includes these proteins:
- the LOC100790133 gene encoding CBL-interacting serine/threonine-protein kinase 12; translation: MADVVSKTPTSSLISPHKKETSNLLLGRFEIGKLLGHGTFAKVYYARNVKTGEGVAIKVIDKEKILKGGLVAHIKREISILRRVRHPNIVQLFEVMATKSKIYFVMEYVRGGELFNKVAKGRLKEEVARKYFQQLISAVGFCHARGVYHRDLKPENLLLDENGNLKVSDFGLSAVSDQIRQDGLFHTFCGTPAYVAPEVLARKGYDGAKVDLWSCGVVLFVLMAGYLPFHDQNVMAMYKKIYRGEFRCPRWFSPDLSRLLTRLLDTKPETRIAIPEIMENKWFKKGFKQIKFYVEDDRLCNVVDDDGLMDNDDDTISIASVATFSDYSVSESDSEVETRRRNDATLPRPPSLNAFDIISFSPGFDLSGLFEEKGDETRFVTAAPVNRIISKLEEIAQLVSFSVRKKDCRVSLEGTREGVRGPLTIAAEIFELTPSLVVVEVKKKGGDRAEYERFCKNELKPGLQNLMVEESATSSDLSTPTQPSLLRGLSEPVPDISSDIETPLYIPTDD